Part of the Nitrospirota bacterium genome is shown below.
GATGATGATTTATTGTCTCTCGCAGCAGAACGGCAGACTGCCGGGCAATTATTCTGGGGACTGATTTATGCGCATCCTTTGAAAGTTACGATAGGAATATGTGTGAAAGACATTGAGCTTATATCGAAATATGCAGAAGAAGAGGACGTAAAGAATAAAATAATATTTCTGCCGCTAAGGAAGTGAAGTTTTGTTTTATCCTGTTGCTAACAAGTACACTTCATGTGCCCGCGCTTCACGGTATTTATGCCGTTTCACGGCAGTTTAACCTTGAACATAGAACCCAGAACGGTAGTTATATTCAACGCTATAAACGCTATAACTCAAGTAACGCAATAAACGCAATTAACGCAATAAACCCTATAAACGCTATAACTCAAGTAACGCTATAACTCAATGAACCCTATAAACTCAATCCCGCTTTTCTAATGGGTTTGAGCAAAGAGCTATGAGATATTTGCTATGAGCCAAGGATTGGGGTTGTAAGTTCGCTATCTGCTATCAACGACGAGCTAAATAACTAATATATAATAATCTTGCGAGTTGCATATGAACACTTTACATCTTTTAAAAAAACTGCCTCTGGATAATTCCGACAAATCCAAAGCTTGCTAAAAAGGCATAGGATTTGTACCAGCCGTATAGTTTGAAAGGGAAAATATTCAGGGGTATGATGAAGTTATTGTCGTCAGCAGGATTTTTAAAGCTTATGGAATCAGGGAAGATCGGAGAAACACTTAGTGACCAAAGACGTTGATTATTGAAAATACACATATAATATTATAAAATATTATCTATAATGATAACGGTAATTGATACCTCAACGTTGATATCTCTTGCAAGGATACATTGCCTTGATATTATTCCGGCGTTAAAGATAGATATTATTTTGCCGGATGAAGTGTATGAGGAAGCCGTTATCATAGGAGAAGAGAAAGATATTGCTGATGCAGTAGTAATCAAGAGTTTTCTCAGGAATAATCATGTTAAAATAGTAAGCGTTGGTAACAATAATAAGCAGTCTTTGAGGCAGAAGCTTAATAAAATGCTTTCGAAAGGTGATGAAGCCGTGCTTGCTTTGGCCGTTAAGAAAAAGGTAACCCAAATAATAACCAATGATGACGGCCTTGGTAAAATTGCATCTGCGTTAGGTTTTCGTGTTAATGCCACTCCCGATCTGCTTTTGCAGGGATTATCTGCAAAGTTGTTCGATATGGAGGAATTCGAGATATATATAAGAGGTCTTGTTCTTGAAAATAGAGTGAGCTCTATGGTTGCGGAGCTTTACCTTATGGAAGGAAAAAAATATGTTAAAAGCTAAGGAATTGGTGAGAACCAATGTGATGCTTGATAAAGAACTTCTGAAATTGATTGATGAATATGCGGAGACCATGTTGGAAGACAGGTCAACGGTAATCAGACAACTGATTAAAAAAGCGATTATAGATGAAAAGGTGACACTTGCCGTAAGAAAATATAAAGAAGGGGTTCCCTTCAGAAAAGCAGCAGATATT
Proteins encoded:
- a CDS encoding DUF5615 family PIN-like protein, which encodes MDEHVPGAITIGLKLKGVDVLTAQADSFTGKPDSALLERATFLRRILFTHDDDLLSLAAERQTAGQLFWGLIYAHPLKVTIGICVKDIELISKYAEEEDVKNKIIFLPLRK